DNA from Tripterygium wilfordii isolate XIE 37 chromosome 4, ASM1340144v1, whole genome shotgun sequence:
CAAAGACTCACCaaagaaaccaaaaacataacaaaaagcCCACCGCAAGTAtgaaatttgaagaagaaacacGAACGAAAAATTAGGGGAAACAAAAGGTTAAGGTTCATACCAAATATTACACCGAACAGTAAGCGATATCGGTCACGAATCTTCTGCAACCGCGAGAGATCtagggttttagagagagaaagacaggagagagagagagagacgggaGAGAGAATTGGGCTTTGGAACCAAGCCAACCCGAAATGGTAATTGGACCTGGGAAAGTGCGAGGTATTTAGTTGGGAGTTTGGTTTGTGAGATaattgtcataaaaaaaaatagggcgTGAggtttgaattatttttggattCGGACTCTCAGGCCCAATACTCCTCATTTACCAAAGCCCATAGCCACCCCGTTTCTCTTTCATGCCACGTCACACGCTTCACTGCGTGGATGTTGACAACGGTGATGTTGAAAGCCCATCTAATACTGACGGACCCCTTTGACAAATATGGGGCCCATGGCCCAGTAAACAATGTTCAAATTTTCAAACGGTAAAggttttaaataaaaatgatatttaaagATCCAATAAAACTTTTAAATAGAAGCGTATATGGGGGCCACACAACACTAAGAGTCCACTGGACAAATTCTGAGCCCATATAAGCCTTTTTGGTTAGAAGTAGGACTAGGCCAATTGCCAACACCCAAAGTTTTCAAACCTGGACAATGGCACATAATGGATACATGGGCTTAGCTTTGGTTCCCAACTTGGTTACAAATGGCACTGATTTTACGACAAGAAATGCAAGCTCAAAcgcatcaaaaaaaaagaaattcagcCCGAGATGGCGTTAGGTAAATGATTTCttcttaagttttttttttttttaagaaaaaaccctaaaaagtagAAACCATCCAGGTCAGTATATCCTTTGGATGTTGAGATAGAGTAAACCTCGGGTCGTAAGAACAACTACACCACATTGGTGACCGATAAAACTAAATCGAAACTCATGTGGGTGAAAATGAGGTTTCTAACCCCTCTTTGAAAGTGGGCCTAAAACTCACGAGACCAAAATAACATAGGGAAATAGTCCTAGCTAGTTCGAAATCCCGACTTTCGCAATCAAAGCCGAGAGATATAATCAACTGAGTTATCGGTCCGTGATTCTTAAGCTTATTCATTataaggtttaaggttttatgttATCGTGGATTTTTAAGTTTGGTAATGTCATAGGCGTTTTCTTaccaaaatgaaacttttgTCTGATTTCAGCTTGTTGAAAATATGGAACATGAACAAGTACACTGGGGTGCTGGGAGTCTACAACAGCCAAGGAGCAGCATGGAACAGTGTTGAAAGAAAGAACACCTTCCACCAAACCGGAAGTGAGGCCTTAACCGGTGCCATCCGGGGTCGAGATGTCCATCTCATCGCTGAAGCTGCGATCGGCCCTGACTGGAATGGTGATTGTGTTGCTTACTGTCACCGGAGCGGTGAACTTGTGACCTTGCCTTACAATGCATCATTGCCAGTTTCCCTCAAGGTCCTTGAGCATGACATTTTCACTGTGACGCCCAACAAAGTTATAGCTCCTGGCTTCAGCTTTGCACCTCTGGGTCTCATCAATATGTTCAATGCTGGTGGTGCCATTGATGGGCTTGAATACCAACTCATAAATGGTGCCAGCAAAGTTTCAATGGAGGTGAAAGGGTGTGGAAAGTCTGGTGCAAAGTTTCAATGCTGGTGATGCATTGTGGATTCGATTGAGGTTGATTTTGAATATGATTCATTGTCCGGGCTGGTGAAATTCAATCTGGATAGCCTGCCTGAGGAGGGCAACAAACATGCAGTTGAAGTGAAGTTGGATTTCATGAATGTTAGGCTGTAGAATGGAGGTCTGGTAGGGCATTTCATGGAAGGAGATTTGACAATTTTCCCTTTGAATTAGCAGTTGTCATCTTGAGTCTTACgtagttggaacttggaaggggAAATTTTAAATAACAGTAGTATCCTTCTCTCTTAATGGACGCAAAAAAGAACTCCAACCCATGCCTAGTCTGTTAGTTCGCCTGGTGTAATAAAAACTTCCATGCTTTTAATGTAACAACTTCAGTTCTCTAATCGTTGATGTGCTTTTAAAAATCAGCTATGGGTTATGAacatattaattaatcaatagTTCTCACCTATGTAGCATGGGTATGGATACGGACACGAGATGGATATGTGGATatgtgatttttcaaaaaagtaggATACGGATATATTGAGGACACATTGAATATAAAAATTCATAACTATGTTTATATGTACATTCCCTTTCAAGAGATACATTTATAAACTTCACTGTCACATCTATCAACGGGAAAGATTGTGAGATACTAAAATATTCACTCGAAATGCCTATCAgatgtatttttattttgagcaAATCTGGAAAAGATCTTACTCTATTGAGCAGGAAAACAACGATAGTGTTggatcagcaaaacacatcaaCTGCTTCACCTCCAGAATGATGACTTTGCTCGACAGTAAATGACCcttgaattgaaaattcaaatcctTCCACGTTGCTGTAGCATATCATGGATAATTATTTTGCTAGATGATTCATGCTTTGCTACCAAAATTGCAATATTCTCGTATCGTGGTTTTAAGTTTGAGATAGCATCAATTCCAATTCACGATCAAAGCCATCATCTTCTTGATCTTCATGTGGCTGTGGCACTGATTGTTGTCGTACCTCCAGAGCCATCTGTCCAGTGACTCCAGTTTGTTCATAGAACAATTGTCTTGATGCATTCCAGTCCTCAGAGATTTTCTCTACTACATCTCCTATCAGTTCCTTATCATCTGATATATGCTGTATGTTTTGGACATCCACCACCTCACTTgcctctataaaaaaaaaaagggtagacCAACAAGTAGTAATTAGTTCACATTCAAGTAATAACTTGACACGAGAAATGATACAAAGTTGAGATATTTTCGAAATATTAAGGCACGGAAAGTGAAAAAGAACGGAACTGAAACATATTCTAAAACTATGAATCTATTTCTAAAGTCATTGTTGAAGAAACGTGTAGGGGATATCAGATAATTAAGCAACAGAGTTGCAAGCGATTTGCAGCGCTGATATGATTCTAATATTTGGATGCATAAACTGAACTGTAAGAGTTACAAGCAAGAGCACCATTTGACATCATGAACAGCAAGTTTGGGTTCTTATCATGAACAGCAAGTTTGTAAATGCATAGCTTAATTTTCTATTTGATAATGAATGTACCTTTGATAGCTAGTTTCTTGACATCTGCATATTCTGTTGACATTTTCTTTAGTATGCCCAGATCAACTTCTGTACCCTGACATACAAAGGAACAAACACATGAGGTCTTGGTTAATACGAACACACTAGCCTCTGTACAGAAATACAGAGCATCATTTAATGCTATGTTGCTTAGACTTAGGACCAATATAGGATGTTGTAATGTGTGTAACAATCAGGTTCTTCATTGTTGACATTTTTTGTTATCATATCATGCCTGCTACTATAACATTCGTGCCAGATGCTAGTACAACTATAGGGAAgctaaaaaaaaactgaataatGCAGACTTAAAAAAATCTTGACAAGCATCCATATTTTATGAGTTCTCTAGGAGAGACAAAAAACCTAATAGCTCTATGAGTTTGGTAACTTACCAAGTCCATGTTAAGAAAGTCCTCAATCTTAGTGTTAGTAAGTAACCTGCCAGTCAAAAGGGAAAAAGGAAAGCAATAAGCAAGAATGTAGGAACTGAAATCAGGATGTGTTAAGGCTGACAGAGAATACAACATGGAAATAACATAGTGAGAACATACTTCTCATATGCAACTTGAATCCGGGCATTCTGGACCTCCGTAAGCTGGTTCAGTGTCTCCATAATAGAGCCTTCATTTACATCCACAGATCCAAATAGAAATATGTTCCTTTTTAGCATACTTTTGATCAAACCATGCACTACTtttatatctttttcttttgcctCCACAACAAGCTCTATGAGTCTCTTCAGCTCTCCTGGAATGGAATTAAGGCAACTGGATAAGAGAAGAAGTGTACATAGAAAAAGTAAAGAAGCAACAAAACGCAAAACACCATAATCAGTACTCTGATTGCAGTTCTGTTACTACATTAACATATTAAACATGCAGTATGATAGGGATCACAGCTACCTTAGTAGTCCGAAACCAATGAAGGAGCCTCCAAGAGAAAATTATTTAAGTAGGTACATACATTTCAAATAAACACTCATTCAATTATGTTGGAAGTTTAAATTACATGTTTTTGCAGTGCACTTGAGGCCTAAAAATCAGACCTATTCACAGTAGAATCATACATAGAGCGAGAAAAACTGTTTACTTGTGCTTGAATTGAAATAATGCCCCGACACAATGGAAGAATGGAAGAAATCTCATAAAGCCAACTACAAGATCCCAAGTCTTAGTTGACATTGTGGCATCTAACGAGTATATATTAGTTATAGTCAACCCAAAGTCACATAAATGTTGCGCTATAAACACATCATGCtctaattaccaaaaaaaaactcaaggcTAATAGCAGATGTACATCATCTCTATTCCATGCAGATGAGTAGGGAGATGGGAGAAACGGCtaaataatgtgaaatttaATTCGCAttcatatattaatatgataACATGATTTGAGATTATGCTCATTGCCTCAGCATCATGTACAATGCAGATCAAAATGGGAGTACAACAACTGAGTCTCAAAAGGAAAGTGGAAACGTACCAATTGAAATATAGATTTTAATAGGAGGCCTGAAGGGTTGGGTCTCATAAAGGCAGTAAAGGCAATACAGGCCAGCCAGTCTATGTAATAACGAGGCAGTGTTGATCACATGACCTGCATATAAGTATTTAAGAGCCAGCCAAGTAAATAGAGGAATAATATTAATGTAAAGAACACAAAATTCTAACCTCATTGAGAATGAAACATATAGTTATTGCATTTGCAGATATAATTTGATAATTGACCATCTTTAGGGAAATATTTAAATGGTTTTCTTATTCtggaagaaagaaaattaaaatgatgGACAATCTATTTTGCTTTATATAGTTCTTGCTGAAGGTAAAAATAAAACACCCAATCTCAGTCAACAACAAAGCGCTAGGTACTAATTTCCTTAAAGGGAATAGTTGAAAATGAGAATAAGGGGTCATAATTCTGcaatttattgtttttgaaagAAAGCATCTATCGGGAAAATTCTCATATTGAAACAAATCACTCACAAGGAAATTCTTGCTTGAGATTGTTATATGCTAGGTGAGGTTAAATTGTGTTGAAGAGTAGTGTTCTGTACGTACACTTCACTTGGGTTAATATTTAAAGAACATCACCTCACAATCTCTATATCCAGAGGTATGCATGGAGCATTGCGAATCTTAACAGTAGTTGCTAGATACATGGGTAAAAATAAGTGACATAAAAATTCAGAACCTGCAAGAAGTGTGACAAGAATTGCTCACCTCAGTGTTTAATAGACAAGAAAGTAATGTATCAAATAGCTTACCAATTGTATGGGCGTATAATGACTGCATAAAGAAGGCCAAATTGGTTGAAGGTCTAGCCTCGTAAATGTAGGAAAACTTCTTGGAGAGCCAAACCCTTTTCATAGCAGCAAAAGTTGTTGATCCTTCCTACCAGTCATCAAACTTCCAACATAAATATGAGCTATTACAATGTAAGAACAAAAAACctatttgacacaaaaaaaaaaccaaaccaacaCATATTCGCACATGAAAGTGAGATAAAGTTgaaaaagaaaactcaaaaTTAAAGGGAGTACCATAACAAAGGCATCAATAAGTTCATCAATGTCACGCTCAAACGAGGAGAGGtccattgtcctcaatgttctTGGTTGGCCAATAATATGAACTTGTATCTGGCTACCTGCTcatcaaaaactcaaaaatcaTCGTAAGTAAAACATGCAattttaagaaaacaaaaaaatcagaGCAATGATGACGATTTTAAGAAACACGATCTTCACGTGGAGGGAAGGAGAACATCTGCACGCCATGGAAGCTTCGAGCATCTAGCTTGTCAATCTCCGACAATCCTCTCGCGCAGAAGATGAACGGACAAAATTCACTCCATTGTATGCAGAATTCGTGTTAGGTTTGAAACGCTTAATCTAGTGCCAGCGGTTGAGTGAAAACATCCAACAACAAACAGCTGTCGGCCTTTGCAAACGAGAGgggtaaaattaaaaaaaaaaaaaatcaatccatTTATGTTCTGATTCAATTTTATCTTCAGTGTTTTTGTCCATTATTTATTTAAGGATTAGATTGCTTGCTTAATTTTAATTGCATTCTTCTAGCACTGTCTTCTTGCGTTTGAAAACTTTCGCTCCACTGGTGCAATCTAGACTCACCAAAGCAAccaaaaacagaacaaaagcCCACCGCAAGTATCaaatttgaagaagaaacacGAACGAAAAATTAGGGCAGAAAATTAGGGGAAACAAAAGTTTAAGGTTCATACCAAAGATTACACCGAACAGTAAGCGATCTCGGTCACGAATCTTCTGCAACCGCGAGACATCTCGggtttgagagagagaattgGGCTTTGgaaccaagccccaacccaacCCGAGATGGTAATTGGATCTGGGGAAAAGGTAGTTTATGAGTGGGAAAAGGGTAGTTTATGCAGTTTTATCAGAACCGACCCGTGTATTGATCCGTGAAAAGAATTTTTGAAGGTTTAACCGGTTAGTTCGAAGGGTCAAGGGTTGAACcgcatatttttttaataatttattttatttataaataattaataatagtaTAAAAATATGCCCTACAAGAGTACAAGGTAAAGCACAGGTATATTttattgcattaaaaaaaacagatcATATTCTTCTCCTGTAGTATGCACACCACCATATCATATCCTCCAATTTCAACTTCCAAGTGCAGTAATACCACTAATCAAATACCACTAGTAAAATACCCATACCTGACATCATTAATTGCCCAACACGAGAACAAATCTAGACGACATTTAGAGTGAAACAAAATAAGAGTTCTAATCGGAAAGTGAGCCAAAGGTTTCACGGCCTCACGGGTTATAGCAGTGTTATAATGGCATAATATAGGTCGTCGTCTAGAAAATTAAAAACGAAAGAGAGTCAACAATTAAAGCACATCAAAAGTGTAGAAGAATGAAGAACTCACCTGGACAGAAACCAACGAAAGTTGATCTCAAAGGATGAGGGAGAGAGAGGGTCTATGGGAGACGATAAACGGAGGAGATAATGTCAAGAAAGTCAACCGTGGGTCTTTGGAATTTCACTGGTTGAGCGGTTAACCGCGGGTCTTGGAGGGTCGTGACGGGCGAACTGCTGAAACGGTCTAACATCGGTACCGACCCGACATTTCTGATAAACACTGGTTGAACCGGTCTGACAGACGGGCCGGTCCGGTTCTGATAACACTGATTTtatgatattaaatattatataattaatatgtatgaAAATATTTGTTTAGGAAATTCAATTTatgtatttaaaaataattaagagtTTATAAAATAATTGTGTGTATTGAGTATAATCTCGTGTGTAAATATGATTCCCAGCGAGGTATTTAGTTGGGAGTTTGGTTTGTGAGATGATTCTCATAAAAAAATAGGGCGTGAAGTCtgaattatttttggatttGGACTCTCAGGCCCAATACTCCTCATATACCAAAGCCCATAGCCACCCCGTTTCTCTTTCATGCCACGTCACACGCTTCACTGCGTTGATGTTGACAACGGTGATGTTGAAAGCCCATCTAATACTGACGGACCCCTTTGACAAATATGGGGTCCAGGGCCCAGTAAAAAATgttcaaattttcaaacatgGACAATGGCCAGTAAAGgttttaaataaaaatcatatttaaatATCCAACAAAACTTTAAATGGAAACGTATATGGGGCCAAACAACACTAAGAGTCCATTGGACAAATTCTGAGCCCATATATGCTTTTTTGGTTAGAAGTAGGACTAGCCCAATTGCCAACACCCAAAGTTTTCAAACCAGTACAATGGCCCATAATGGATATATGGGCTTAGCTTTGGTTCCAACTTGGTTCCAAAAGACATTGATTTTACAACTAAAAATCCAAACTCAAacgcatcaaaaaaaaaacggtTATAGGTTTTGTTGACTCTTCGACTCACGCATTTGACGGGTGAGAGATGTTtgaattaattttgtttatatgaCTTGGGTTATGTCAATCTGATAAGAAATCACAAATTTTAATGTGGAACGTTGAGTAAAAAATTTGCTAAGGATCTGTTTCGATTCTGTCAATGTCATGGTAGAAATATTATTCTCTGAAGATATACTTTTGCTGCTACTAATTTCTTTACATCAAGTCATCAACATTAACATTCCTATCAGTTTACAAGTACTTCGTAAGAAGTTTGTATTGTACCAGACAACATTAATAGTAAATTACAAGTACTTTGTATATTGTACCAGACAACATTAATACTTCACtagtaaacaaaaaatattttgcttaAATATATGTTTAAACAGCACATTCATGGGCCACGTACTTCGCTGGCCATGACTGTGAAttctaattaaataattaactccattttttggaaaaaataaataacttgATGGGACACAGAGAAAGGCTGCAAATTGGGGAAG
Protein-coding regions in this window:
- the LOC119997042 gene encoding probable galactinol--sucrose galactosyltransferase 6 encodes the protein MKLLSDFSLLKIWNMNKYTGVLGVYNSQGAAWNSVERKNTFHQTGSEALTGAIRGRDVHLIAEAAIGPDWNGDCVAYCHRSGELVTLPYNASLPVSLKVLEHDIFTVTPNKVIAPGFSFAPLGLINMFNAGGAIDGLEYQLINGASKVSMEAVEWRSGRAFHGRRFDNFPFELAVVILSLTDTFINFTVTSINGKDCEILKYSLEMPIRCIFILSKSGKDLTLLSRKTTIVLDQQNTSTASPPE
- the LOC119997240 gene encoding uncharacterized protein LOC119997240 isoform X2 — encoded protein: MDLSSFERDIDELIDAFVMEGSTTFAAMKRVWLSKKFSYIYEARPSTNLAFFMQSLYAHTIGHVINTASLLHRLAGLYCLYCLYETQPFRPPIKIYISIGELKRLIELVVEAKEKDIKVVHGLIKSMLKRNIFLFGSVDVNEGSIMETLNQLTEVQNARIQVAYEKLLTNTKIEDFLNMDLGTEVDLGILKKMSTEYADVKKLAIKEASEVVDVQNIQHISDDKELIGDVVEKISEDWNASRQLFYEQTGVTGQMALEVRQQSVPQPHEDQEDDGFDRELELMLSQT
- the LOC119997240 gene encoding uncharacterized protein LOC119997240 isoform X1; the protein is MFSFPPRSQIQVHIIGQPRTLRTMDLSSFERDIDELIDAFVMEGSTTFAAMKRVWLSKKFSYIYEARPSTNLAFFMQSLYAHTIGHVINTASLLHRLAGLYCLYCLYETQPFRPPIKIYISIGELKRLIELVVEAKEKDIKVVHGLIKSMLKRNIFLFGSVDVNEGSIMETLNQLTEVQNARIQVAYEKLLTNTKIEDFLNMDLGTEVDLGILKKMSTEYADVKKLAIKEASEVVDVQNIQHISDDKELIGDVVEKISEDWNASRQLFYEQTGVTGQMALEVRQQSVPQPHEDQEDDGFDRELELMLSQT
- the LOC119997240 gene encoding uncharacterized protein LOC119997240 isoform X3, giving the protein MKRVWLSKKFSYIYEARPSTNLAFFMQSLYAHTIGHVINTASLLHRLAGLYCLYCLYETQPFRPPIKIYISIGELKRLIELVVEAKEKDIKVVHGLIKSMLKRNIFLFGSVDVNEGSIMETLNQLTEVQNARIQVAYEKLLTNTKIEDFLNMDLGTEVDLGILKKMSTEYADVKKLAIKEASEVVDVQNIQHISDDKELIGDVVEKISEDWNASRQLFYEQTGVTGQMALEVRQQSVPQPHEDQEDDGFDRELELMLSQT